ATTTACACCGGCTTCTGTACACATGCCCGTCGCCAAAATAGTGGATGCATGCATAAAAGCCGCGGATTGCTtgtgtaatttaaaatctccacacTCCTGGCTAGCAAACATAGCCAAGagactggagatttcatgggTGGGCCACAGTACATGGTCCTTGGTCACTTGATCGCTGCTAttcaatagataatggcgatcatgtaaaagtaaaactaAAGTTAAAGTTTCCCCTCCCATCACTGAAATGATCCATGggaggaggtgaaattacttacctaaggcctccggagaTGTCCCTTGATAGGATCCTTATCCGCTAACCTCTTTTCAGCTTCGCCAAAATGGTcgacgcaagtgcagaagcttgGGAGGGCCCGGAAAAACCTAAAATCTCCTGGACCCTGGCTATTAAAGGTAGtcaaaagcctggagcagtgacaaagGGATGCggtgagcagtccctggtcacgtgatcgccattatccacgtaaaagttaaaaaaactgttgaagtttgatgctcctttcggtttgggccccgttgagcatacagacataagattagggccacaatgtttctgaacacaggacaaacaggggtatctattttgggttgAAAGGCtctattcatatgtgtgctgtacaaaaaaaagatgaatgggtcatttgtgggggttctcaagggctctacaagtgggcaatggggcctaaaacacctttaagcaaaatgtctgttcttaaagccaccagCCActgcttttggtttgggccctgttgtgcatacagacagaagattagggccacaatggatatgtttctgaacgccGGACAAAGAGAGGTATCCACTTTGTGGTGtaaatttttatgtgcactatagaaaaaaatctgtctttaaaatgacatatttgcaaaaatatgaaattatatttttctcctttaaattgcttTAACTCTTGAaaagaaacggtggggtcaaaatactcctgacccctctcagtgaatacattaagatgtgtatttttttaaaatggggtcattctgacatctatgagcctttgcaatcttattttggtgtaggaaaacaaagtgttcttcaaaatgttgataattgatgttaaatttgtatgtctcctaaatggttaaaaacctaaagttttttcaatgtgcttccagaacaaAGTAAAATATGGAACTATATATCTTATcagaaatttgtacagtatgtttgcacatagttgacatattgcagttgaaaatgtgaaaaaattacaattctttcaaaattttcctaattttggtgcttttaataaatatacacaaattctatcagtctgtttttaccaatatgtggtgaaaaaacaatgtcagaatcacttggatatgcaaaacctttacagagttattctatgttaaattgacacatgtcagatttccaaaatttggcctggtcattaaggcgcaaacaggcttggtcatcaaagaattaagaaaaaataattattttgaaCAACTTTAAATATTAAAATTTAATATTAGGATTTTCCTTTTTTGTATCAGAAACCTTTATAGTCTTAATTATGTTAATGAAAGTCTTCATAAATACATggaattttattttctttatgtaaaaaggtcattttattttttgataGAGTTGCCTggttagctttttctatttcctTGATAAGGTTTTGCATTTTAGCAACCATACTAAAGTTCGAAATGCTGAATCATGTAAAGAATATGTGCACGTTTGCAATATTTTTATTACAATTATTGTCTTGATTAGAAATCTCATACAATTCTGCTATGCAGAACTATGTATCTCCATTGTTACAAACTACTAACAAATCCTGCCTGTAGACTGGTCCTACCATCATGTGTTCCCTCTGCCTCTAAAGTTCATGGAGAAGTTGAGGCAGAGTGAGTGGAGTAActaatgactgcaggatcagaatgTACATGACTTGTTTGCCATCTGTAACCATGGAGGCACATAAGTCTGCATGGGATCTGTATATGCAAAATGTTCATATGTTAATGAAGACTATTTACAAAGTTCACTCCTATTCAATTTTCACTATAATATGGCTGACAATTGTTCATAGCCTATAACTATAATAATAAAGAACAGTattaaataaaatacaaataattGTAAATTTTGGGACAGTCTTAATGGCATATTTTTTTCAGAGCTTCCTTCACGTCTTTGTTCCTCAGACTGTAGACGATGGGGTTTAGGGAAGGAGTGAGTAATGTATAAAACACTGCTGCAGCCTTGTCAATGGAAGAACCTGAATCTAGACGCATGTAATTGAACACACAAGGAATATAGAACAATGCCACTACGGTAACATGAGATACACAGGTCGAAAAGGCTTTGTTCCTCCCATCTGCAGTTTTGATTTTCATTATAGCTACAATGATGTGTATATAGGAAATCATGATTAAAATAAAGCAGCTTAGGGAGATGGAGGCAATGTTGGCCAGTATCATCGTTTTATTCAGTGTTGTGTCGGCACATGCAAGTTTTAGCACTGGGATAATGTCACAAAAGAAGTAATCTATTTCATTAGAATGACAGAATGGAAGGTGAAAAGTTAGCACTGTATGGGTAATGGAATGAAGGGAACCAGCTAACCAGGACCCAAATGCAAGACACATGGACACCTTCCAGCTCATGAGGCGCCTGTAATGTAAGGGCTGGCATATAGCTGCATACCTATCATATGCCATGACTGTATATAGGAAACACTCAGCACTTGCTAGGAAATGGAAAAAGTATAACTGTGCTACACATTCACCAAAGGGGATCCTCTTCATAGATAAAACATTTCCAAGTAATCTGGGTAAAGTCACGGAAGACAAGCATACATCCAGGAAGGAAAGGTTAATGAGAAAGAAATACATGGGGGTATGAAGAGATGGGGTGCCTTTAACCACTCCAATAATGAGAACATTTCCCACCAATGTGCAGATGTAGATGATAGAGAGGATCAGAAACACAGGAACTTGTACGTTATCTATGTGCGGAAGTCCTTTTAGTACGAAGTCCACAAACAATGATGAATTCCTTCCATCCATTTACTCCTGAACATCATAATCTGATGATCCAGAAAGGGGATTAAGATATGATCAGTATTGCTATTACCATAAAGAGATTAGGCTTTAAGACACTATGGATTATTGTGTGTTTCCCCCATTGGTATAATTGGCTTCACCCAATAGATCCAAAGGATAGTCTACAGCAATAGTCAGTTCATTCATTTTTTCTAATTCTATCATCTGAATGTTACGTGAGGATTTATAGTCTAAAATAATCCAGGGAGAAAATGTATTCAGTTTTAGCAAGGGACTATTTCCCACTCTACAAGTCTAATTTGTTCTAAGGGATGATTTGGCTTACTGCTTCGTATAGTGATTTAACCTTTTACATACCATTTCCCAAATGGGATTattacttttcaatttttttagtgGCCTACATTTTACCACTTTTGGTAAAAATAATTCAGCAAATTTTTGTAAAAACCAATTTGGCCTGTAAATGGTTAAAAATGACAAATATATAAACTATCTAGTCTTAATAACTATACTATAGTGGAAGACCCTATTCTTGGATCCGATAATGAGTTGTGACATTGACTGCAGCttcaaaatacaataaaatacaagATTAGTACAAGGTAAATAATGCCATGCATTCACTAAgttaactatgtatatatatatatatatatatatatatatatatatatatatatatatatatatatatatatacattagagAATCTCGAGTTAATGGAGAGAGCTCTAATATTCTGGTGTAATGTCTTTTGACATTTACAGACATATACCACATAAAGTAGATGCAATGGGTATATA
This region of Eleutherodactylus coqui strain aEleCoq1 chromosome 5, aEleCoq1.hap1, whole genome shotgun sequence genomic DNA includes:
- the LOC136627027 gene encoding olfactory receptor 10G4-like, with the translated sequence MDGRNSSLFVDFVLKGLPHIDNVQVPVFLILSIIYICTLVGNVLIIGVVKGTPSLHTPMYFFLINLSFLDVCLSSVTLPRLLGNVLSMKRIPFGECVAQLYFFHFLASAECFLYTVMAYDRYAAICQPLHYRRLMSWKVSMCLAFGSWLAGSLHSITHTVLTFHLPFCHSNEIDYFFCDIIPVLKLACADTTLNKTMILANIASISLSCFILIMISYIHIIVAIMKIKTADGRNKAFSTCVSHVTVVALFYIPCVFNYMRLDSGSSIDKAAAVFYTLLTPSLNPIVYSLRNKDVKEALKKISERLAKYS